TGCCCAAATGGCGGGTGGCGGCCGGGTCAAAGACGTGGCCCTGGTCGCGGCCGGAGCCGCCTGGGTGGCGGCGCTTGGCCAGGTCTCCATTCCGCTTGGATTCACGCCGGTGCCGATTTCCCTGGGCACCTTCGCGGTCCTGACCGCCGGCGCCGCGTTGGGGGCCAGGCGGGCGGCGGCCGCAATGACCCTGTTCCTGGTCGCGGGCGTGGCCGGGCTGCCGGTCTTCGCCGCCGGCCAATCCGGCGCGGGCCTTCCCACCATGGGCTATGTGGCCGGGTACGTGGTGGCGGCGGCCTTGGCGGGCTGGGCCGCCCAACGCGGATTCGACCGGTCGTACTGGCGCACCCTCGGCGTGATGGCGCTCGGCAGCGCCGTCGTCTACCTGGTCGGCGTGCCCTATCTGGCCCTGGCGGCGGGCCTGGATCTGCGTGGTGCGGTCATTCAGGGCATGGCGCCCTTCCTGGTCGGCGACCTGGTCAAGGCGTTGGCCGCCGCCGCGACGCTCCCAGGCGCCTGGCGTGCGGTGACGGCGAGCGGCGCCCGCCGTTCGCGGGCGGTCACAGGTCGGTGACGGGCCGTCCGGTCTGTGACGGGTGGTTCGGGGCGGTGGCGAAAAGACCGCCGTCGTAGACCGGGGGCCGTGTTTGCCTGCCGCGTTTCCTTAGGTCAGCGTGTCGCGCCGCCCACGTCAACACGGCCGGACGCCGGTTCTTCACCGGCGTCCTAGACTTGTTGCCCGTGCAACGCTGGAAATCGCTGGCCGACGTCCCGGCCGACTTCGGGCCGTCGGTCGTCACGCTGGGGAACTTCGACGGCATGCATCGCGGCCATCAGTTCCTGGTCGGCGAGGTGGCGCGGCGGGCCCGCGCCAGGGGTGCCAAGGCCGTTGCCGTCACGTTCTACCCGCATCCCGTGTCGGTGCACCGGCCGGACCGCGGTTTGGTCCAGCTCCAGCCCCTAGCCGAACGCCTTGAAGCGCTTGAGGCGATCGGCTTGGACGCCGTCCTGGTGGCTCCCTACAGCCTGGAGTTTTCCCGCCTCAGCCCCCGGCAATTCGCCGAGTCCTACCTGGTCGAAGGCTTGAGGACCGCCGAAGTCGTGGTGGGCCAAGACATCCATTTCGGCGCGGACAATTCGGGGGACCTCGGCACCATGCGCGAGCTGGGGGCCGAGTTGGGTTTTGACGTCGTGGCGATCGGCGATCAGGGCGACCCGGAGGACCGGCGGCAGGCGCGCTGGTCCTCCAGCGCCGTCCGCCAGGC
This genomic stretch from Bifidobacteriaceae bacterium harbors:
- a CDS encoding biotin transporter BioY; the protein is MPNAIASLDGASARWPVLAQMAGGGRVKDVALVAAGAAWVAALGQVSIPLGFTPVPISLGTFAVLTAGAALGARRAAAAMTLFLVAGVAGLPVFAAGQSGAGLPTMGYVAGYVVAAALAGWAAQRGFDRSYWRTLGVMALGSAVVYLVGVPYLALAAGLDLRGAVIQGMAPFLVGDLVKALAAAATLPGAWRAVTASGARRSRAVTGR
- a CDS encoding bifunctional riboflavin kinase/FAD synthetase; protein product: MQRWKSLADVPADFGPSVVTLGNFDGMHRGHQFLVGEVARRARARGAKAVAVTFYPHPVSVHRPDRGLVQLQPLAERLEALEAIGLDAVLVAPYSLEFSRLSPRQFAESYLVEGLRTAEVVVGQDIHFGADNSGDLGTMRELGAELGFDVVAIGDQGDPEDRRQARWSSSAVRQALENGDAAEAARVLGRLHRVVGQVVRGDGRGRGLGFPTANLGGHVTGLIPQDGVYAGYLIRVGLPEGTPDRVLPAAISIGVNPTFAGRERRVEAYVLGRDDLELYGETVAVDFVARLRHTLTFSTQQALITQMHDDSAAASRVLAGQPATRRRTAL